The following DNA comes from Paracoccus methylovorus.
GACCTCGGCGGTCAGGCCTTCGGAATGCAGGAAGCCGGGCACATTGGTCAGCCGGACCTCCTCGACATAGCGGCCTTCCTGGCGGTATTCGATATCGACCTTGCCAGCCGGGGTCTCGATGGACAGCCTGCCCGGCTGACGCGGGGTGATCAGGCCATTTTCGATCCCCATGGTGATCGTGCCGATGGTGCCGTGACCACACATCGGCAGGCAGCCCGAGGTTTCGATATACAGCACCGCCACATCGCAATCCGCCCGCGTCGGCGGATAGAGGATCGAGCCCGACATCATGTCGTGGCCGCGCGGCTCGAACATCAGACCGGTGCGGATCCAGTCGAACTCGCGCAGGAAATGTGCGCGTTTTTCCAACATGTCAGCGCCCTCCAGCCGCGGGGCGCCGCCCGCAACCAGACGGACGGGATTGCCGCAGGTATGGCCGTCGATGCAGGGAAAGATATATTGCGTCATGTTCGCCTCAGAAACGCGCCGGAGAAAAGGGCGCCAAATCGATGCCGGGATCCGCGCCCGACAAAAGGTCGGCCACGATCCGCGCCGTCCCGACCGACTGGGTCAGACCCAGATGGCCGTGCCCGAAGGCACACAGGACATTGGGATGGCCGGGCAAGGGTCCGATGGCAGGCAGGCTGTCGGGCAGCGAAGGGCGGAAACCCATCCACTGCTCTCCTCCGCCGGTTCTCAACCCCGGAAGGAAGGCGGCGGCCTTTTTCAGCATCGCCTCGGCGCGCTTGTAATTCGGCGGCAGCTTCAAGCCGCCAAGCTCTACCGCCCCGCCGACACGGATGCCCGATGTCAGCTTGGATACCACAAAACCGTGCCCCCCGAAGGTGATCTGGCAACGCAGATCGAACGCATCGGCGGGCAGCGTGGTGTTATAGCCGCGCTCGGTTTCCAGCGGGATGCGGACCCCCAGCGTGCGCGCCAACAGATGCGAAAACGCCCCCGCCGCCAGCACGACCCGGCCGCGCAGCTTTCCGGCAGTGGTCAGCACGCCGTCATCGGCCAGACCCGTGGCCTCGGCGATGGTGATCTCACCGCCATTGGCCCGAAACCGGTCGGCCAGTGCGACCGTATAATCGCGGGGATCGGCGATGGAGTACCATCCCGGCGTAAACGTGCCGTGGGTGAAATGCGACGACAGGCCGGGCTGGACGGCTGACATCTCATCCAAGGTCATGTGCCGGAACTCGATGCCGTGATCTTCGCGCGCCTGCCACCCCGGCAGCGACGCGTTAAACTCTGCCTGCGATTCATAGACCTGAAGGTTCCCTTCCTTGCGCAGCATCGGCAGGGTTCCGGTCGCGGCAAGAAAGGGCTCAAGCTCGGCCTTGGACAAATCCATCAAGGCGGTCTGCGCGGTGGTCGAGGCACGGACCCGCGCAGGCGCGCAGGCCCGCCAAAAACGCAACATCCAGGGTGCGATGCGCAAAGCATAGGCCGGAGGCACCGACAACGGGCCAAGCGGGTCCAGCAGCCATTTCGGCGCCTGCCGCATGATGCGGGGCGAGGCCAGCGGCAGAATATCCGTAAAGGCAAAGGCCCCTGCATTGCCGGCCGAGGCACCCGCCGCCGGTCCCTCACGGTCGATCACCTGCACCGCAATGCCACGCGCCTGCGCGACCAAAGCGATGCTCAGCCCGACGACGCCCGCGCCGACCACAACAACCTTGTCGGTCATTGCCGGGTGCTCGACAGGAACTTGCGGGTTTCCGGGTTCTGCGGGTCGCCGAAGATCTGTTGGGGCGGGCCGATCTCGGCCATGACGCCCTGATGGAAGAATGCAACGCGATTGGACACATCGCGTGCAAATGCCATCTCATGCGTGACGCAGATCATGGTCATACCCTCTTGCGCCAGCATCTTCAGCGTATCCAGCACCTCGCCCACCAGTTGCGGGTCCAGCGCCGAGGTCACCTCGTCGAACAGCATGTATTCGGGCGACATGGCCAAGGCGCGGGCAATGGCCATGCGCTGCTGCTGACCGCCCGACAACCTGCCGGGATAGGTCTTCAGCTTGTCGCCAAGGCCGACGTGGGTCAGTTGCCGCACGCCGATCTCTTCCGCCTGTGCCCGCGACATTCCCAGAACCTTGCGCGGCGCAAGGGTGACATTGTCCAGCACGGTCAAATGCGGAAATGCGTTCCATTGCTGGAATACGATGCCGACCTTGCGACGCAACTTGTTCAGGTTGGTGGATTTCGCGTGAACTTCGGTCCCGTCGATCAGGATGCGGCCGGAATCTATCGGCTCCAACCCGTTGATGCAGGTCAGCAGCGTGGACTTACCCGAGCCGGACCCGCCGATAATGGTAACCACCTCGCCATCGCTGACGGTCAGATCGATGCCCTTCAGCACCTCGAGTTGTCCAAAGGATTTGCGGACGTTTTCAATCTCAATCATTGGACCACCGTTTTTCAAGGTAACCGCCGAAACGGGCCAGCGGGAACGAGATGACAAAATAGAATGTGCCGCAGATCAGCAGCAGGAACAGCGGCTCCTGCAGACGCGTGATCAGGATCTGGGTGGATTTCAGAAGCTCGGTCACCTGCACGACATAGACCAGCGCGGAATCCTTCATCACGCCCAGCGCCAACCCGATCCACGACGGCAGCGCGACACGCGTGGCCAGCGGCAGGACGATCTCGCGCATGTCCTGCCACCAACTCAGGCCCAGCGACCGTGCCGCGCGCCGGGTGGTGGCCGGCACCGCGTCGATCCCGCCGCGCACGATCTCGGCGCAATAGGCAGCGGTATACATCGACAGCACGATGCAGGCGACCGTGAAGCCCGAGATATTCAGCCGCAGGATCGTGCCCAAAAAGGCGTTGGCCAGCACAAGCTGGATCAACAGCGGGATGGAGCGGAAAATATCCAGAACAAAGGTCAGCGGCGCTGCCCAGAGCGCGCCCACCTGATAGCGCAGAACGCCGAAGACAATGCCAAGCAAGGTGCCGGCGATTACCGAGATCAGCGTGACCACGATGGTCATGCCAGCGCCCTTGGCCAGGAAAATCAGGTCGGCGACTGTCAGTGCGGTATCAAACATCGGACGCCCCCCTCAATACCTGAACAGTCGCGCGGCGATCAGCCGTGCACCAAGGGTGATGACCTTGGTGATGACGTAAAAGATCACCGCGGCCAGCGCGAACAGCTCGAACGTGCGGAATGTCAGCGCGTTCAGGGCCTGGGTGACGCCGTAAAGATCGGTGCTCATCCCGACGGTGACACCCAGCGAGGTCATCAGGACCGCCCAGACCATCTGGTTCGTCATCGGCAGGAACGATATGCGCAGCATCTGCGGCAGAACGACATATCGGAACGCCCCCGCCTGCCCCAGCCCCAGCGAACGCGCCGCGCGGGTCTGGGTGTCGGGGATCGCTTTCAGGGCACCGCGGAAATTCTCGGTCAGGTAGCCCGCGTTGTTGAAGGTGATGCCGATCAGCAGCGACAGATATGGGCTTAGATGCAGGCCAAAGCTGCCCAGCCCGAAATGCGCCATATAGATCTGGAACAGCGCTGGAGTGTTGCGCGCAATCTCGACCCAGGTTTTCGCTATGGCGGACAGCACGCGGATGCCGGACAGGCGAAACATGGTCAGCATGATCGCCAGAAGGATGCCGATGATCATCGACAAGATCGCAATCTGCATGGTGACGATGGCGCCATCCAGCATCTGCGGAAGCCTGGCCATCGCCTGCTTCCATTGGAATGTGTAATTGAACATGGCCGTCCCGCTGCTGTCGGAAAGCATCAAGGCGGCGCGGTTGTCGCGCCGCCTTGCGACGGAATTTAGCGATAGACGCCGGGTATCGTCAGGTTGGCCGGTTCGCCCTCACCAACCCATTTGGCATAAAGTTCGGCATAGCGGCCGGTGCGCACCTGCTGGTTCACGAACAGGTTCAGATAGTTGAGCAGCCCGTATTCCTCGCGCAGGGTGAACAGGGCCACATAGTCGGGGACCATCGGCGCCTTGTCGACAACCCTGATGCCGGGGAAGTTGCCGGAATTCACGTTGGCGTTCGCAACCTCGACGGTCGAAACCGTTGCGTCCAGTTGACCCTGGCTCAGCGCCAGGAACACGTCCGCTTGGGTCTGATAGGGGCGGAAGGTGCCCTCGCCCCATTCGGTAACCTGCTTCTCCAGCCAGATCGCCTCATAGGTGCCGGCGGTGGCGCCGACGGTCTTGCCTTTCATGTCCTCCCAGCTCGCCATCTCGACCTTGTTGTTGGCGACCACAGCATTCTCGAAGGCGTAATAGGGTATGGACATGCCCACGGTCTTGGCACGCTCCAGCGTGTCCGAGGTCGAGGCGACCCCCACGTCCACGCGGCCCGACATCAGCGCCGGGATCCGTTCCGGGAACGGGGTTTCGACGATCTCGGCCTTCACGCCCAATGCCGCGGCCAGATCGTTGCAATAGTCGACGTCGAAGCCGACGGGATTATTGCTTTCGTCGCGCATTCCCATGGGGGGAAAGTCCAGGACGACCGCACAGCGCAGGGTGCCCGAGGCGATGATGTCATCAAGCTTGTCGGCGTAAGACGGGGTTGCAAACGCAACAGCAGCCGCCAGCAGGCTTACTATAATGGGGGATTTCGTCATGAACCTTCTCCTGTCAGTCCGTATCGGCCTGTCCCGGCCGATTCCATAATAGACAATAGCCGGAGGTTTTTTTCCAAATCAAACCAAAAATACAATAAATATACAAAAAGTGGACGAGGCACGCGTGCACAGCGGACCTCGATGGAGTTTCTTAGCGGAGATCTTCCGGCAACAGGCCCTCGGGGAAGTTCTGATAGCTGACCGGCCGCAGGAAACGGCGGATGGACAGGGTGCCGACGCTGGTGGCACCGAAATTAGTGCTGGCGGGGTAAGGGCCGCCATGGACCATAGTGTCGCAGACCTCGACCCCGGTGGGGAACCCGTTGACCAGAACCCGGCCAGCCTTGCGCTCCAGCACCGGCAGCAGCCGCTGCGCGGCCGCCAGATCGGCATCATCCATATGGATCGTGGCGGTCAACTGGCCGTCGAAGCCGCGGGCAAGGCGCAGCATCTCTTCCGCATCGCGCACGCGGACGATCAGGCCCAGCGGGCCGAAAACCTCTTCGCCCAGCATGTGATCCTGAAGATAGGCGTCCGCCGTGGTTTCATAAAGGTTCGGGCTGGCCTGCCTGCCATCACTGTCGGTGGTCAACACCGGCTTCACCGCGTTGCGGCCGTCGAAGCGATCCTTGCCTTCGTGATAGGCGCGCGCGATGCCCGCAGTCAGCATGGTTTGCGGGGCGGCCTGCTCCAGTGCGGATCTGGCGGCGGCGGTGAAACGATCCGCCTCCGGGCCGTCCTGCACAACCGCGATGCCGGGATTGGTGCAGAACTGGCCTGCACCCATGGTCAGCGAACCGGCCCAGCCGGTGCCGATCTGTTCGGCACGCGCCGCCATTGCCGCAGGCAGCAGGAACATCGGGTTGACCGAGCCAAGCTCGCCGAAAAACGGGATCGGCTCGGGCCGGCTGGCGCAGAGGTCGAACAGCGCCCGCCCCCCGGCAAGACTGCCGGTAAAGCCCACGGCCTTGATGACGGGGTGCTGAACCAACGCGGTACCAACGTCGCGCCGGCCCCCCTGAATCAGACTGAAGACACCGGGATGAAGATTGCAGGCCCTGATCGCCGCATGGATCGCCTCGGCCACGATCTCGCTGGTCCCGGGATGGGCGCTGTGGCCCTTGACCACGACCGGGCAGCCAGCAGCCAGTGCGGCCGCCGTGTCGCCACCCGCAGTCGAAAAGGCCAGCGGGAAGTTCGAGGCGCCGAAAACCGCCACCGGGCCGATGGGACGTTCCAGCAAGCGGATATCAGGGCGCGGCAGAGGCTGGCGATCAGGCAGCGCGGGATCGTGCCGACGGTCGAGATAGTCGCCCTTGCGGATGTGTTCCGCGAACAGCCGCAACTGGCCGGTGGTGCGGCCACGTTCGCCGTTCAGCCGCGCCTCGGGCAGGCCTGTTTCCTGCGTGCCGATCTGCGTGATCGCCTGGGCGCGCGCCTCGATTTTGTCAGCGATGTTTTCAAGAAAACGGGCGCGATCCTCGCGCGAGGAATAACCGTAGTCCCAGAACGCCTCTTCCGCAGCCTCGCAGGCGCGGTCCACCAACTCGACCGTGCCCACGCTGAAGCTGCGAACCGGGCCATGCGCCGGTTCATTGTCAAAGCGTTGGTCGGTGGCGATCCATTCGCCGGCTACCAGATGCTTGCCGTGGAATTCGTAATCCATCGCCGATCCTTCCTTTTCAAAACCCGGGGGACATGCCAGCACAATATAAGCGCCAGCGGTCTTTGAGTTTTTGTATATTTCATGTATGCAGACTGTCAATCATGGATGGCCCATCGTGCGAAAGAGGAAAATATGGAGCAGACACTGACTGTCGACGCCTTGCGGGACCGCGTCGAAGGAATTTTCCGCCACGCCGGAATGAACGCGATTCAGGCCGCCGCGCTGTCGCGGGTCATCACGGCAGGGGAACGGGACGGCTGCAAATCCCATGGTGTGTATCGCATCGAAGGCGTCTTGCGCACGCTCAAGGCTGGCAAGGTGCTGGGCACGGCAGAGCCAGAGCTTGACGGGGGCAGCGACAGTGCCATCGTCCGGGTCAACGCCCGTGGCGGGTTCTCCAACCCAGCATTCGAGCTTGGGCTTCCCGTTCTGGCCGCACGCGCGAAACGCTTGGGACTTGCGGCTTTGGTCGTGAACGACTGCACCCATTTCGCAGCACTGTGGCCCGAGGTCGAGGCCGTCACCGATCACGGGCTTGCCACCATGGTCATGTGCCCCAGCTATGCAACGGTCGCGCCTGCC
Coding sequences within:
- a CDS encoding NAD(P)/FAD-dependent oxidoreductase encodes the protein MTDKVVVVGAGVVGLSIALVAQARGIAVQVIDREGPAAGASAGNAGAFAFTDILPLASPRIMRQAPKWLLDPLGPLSVPPAYALRIAPWMLRFWRACAPARVRASTTAQTALMDLSKAELEPFLAATGTLPMLRKEGNLQVYESQAEFNASLPGWQAREDHGIEFRHMTLDEMSAVQPGLSSHFTHGTFTPGWYSIADPRDYTVALADRFRANGGEITIAEATGLADDGVLTTAGKLRGRVVLAAGAFSHLLARTLGVRIPLETERGYNTTLPADAFDLRCQITFGGHGFVVSKLTSGIRVGGAVELGGLKLPPNYKRAEAMLKKAAAFLPGLRTGGGEQWMGFRPSLPDSLPAIGPLPGHPNVLCAFGHGHLGLTQSVGTARIVADLLSGADPGIDLAPFSPARF
- a CDS encoding amino acid ABC transporter ATP-binding protein, whose protein sequence is MIEIENVRKSFGQLEVLKGIDLTVSDGEVVTIIGGSGSGKSTLLTCINGLEPIDSGRILIDGTEVHAKSTNLNKLRRKVGIVFQQWNAFPHLTVLDNVTLAPRKVLGMSRAQAEEIGVRQLTHVGLGDKLKTYPGRLSGGQQQRMAIARALAMSPEYMLFDEVTSALDPQLVGEVLDTLKMLAQEGMTMICVTHEMAFARDVSNRVAFFHQGVMAEIGPPQQIFGDPQNPETRKFLSSTRQ
- a CDS encoding amino acid ABC transporter permease, whose amino-acid sequence is MFDTALTVADLIFLAKGAGMTIVVTLISVIAGTLLGIVFGVLRYQVGALWAAPLTFVLDIFRSIPLLIQLVLANAFLGTILRLNISGFTVACIVLSMYTAAYCAEIVRGGIDAVPATTRRAARSLGLSWWQDMREIVLPLATRVALPSWIGLALGVMKDSALVYVVQVTELLKSTQILITRLQEPLFLLLICGTFYFVISFPLARFGGYLEKRWSND
- a CDS encoding amino acid ABC transporter permease, which produces MFNYTFQWKQAMARLPQMLDGAIVTMQIAILSMIIGILLAIMLTMFRLSGIRVLSAIAKTWVEIARNTPALFQIYMAHFGLGSFGLHLSPYLSLLIGITFNNAGYLTENFRGALKAIPDTQTRAARSLGLGQAGAFRYVVLPQMLRISFLPMTNQMVWAVLMTSLGVTVGMSTDLYGVTQALNALTFRTFELFALAAVIFYVITKVITLGARLIAARLFRY
- a CDS encoding ABC transporter substrate-binding protein; this encodes MTKSPIIVSLLAAAVAFATPSYADKLDDIIASGTLRCAVVLDFPPMGMRDESNNPVGFDVDYCNDLAAALGVKAEIVETPFPERIPALMSGRVDVGVASTSDTLERAKTVGMSIPYYAFENAVVANNKVEMASWEDMKGKTVGATAGTYEAIWLEKQVTEWGEGTFRPYQTQADVFLALSQGQLDATVSTVEVANANVNSGNFPGIRVVDKAPMVPDYVALFTLREEYGLLNYLNLFVNQQVRTGRYAELYAKWVGEGEPANLTIPGVYR
- a CDS encoding aldehyde dehydrogenase (NADP(+)); this encodes MDYEFHGKHLVAGEWIATDQRFDNEPAHGPVRSFSVGTVELVDRACEAAEEAFWDYGYSSREDRARFLENIADKIEARAQAITQIGTQETGLPEARLNGERGRTTGQLRLFAEHIRKGDYLDRRHDPALPDRQPLPRPDIRLLERPIGPVAVFGASNFPLAFSTAGGDTAAALAAGCPVVVKGHSAHPGTSEIVAEAIHAAIRACNLHPGVFSLIQGGRRDVGTALVQHPVIKAVGFTGSLAGGRALFDLCASRPEPIPFFGELGSVNPMFLLPAAMAARAEQIGTGWAGSLTMGAGQFCTNPGIAVVQDGPEADRFTAAARSALEQAAPQTMLTAGIARAYHEGKDRFDGRNAVKPVLTTDSDGRQASPNLYETTADAYLQDHMLGEEVFGPLGLIVRVRDAEEMLRLARGFDGQLTATIHMDDADLAAAQRLLPVLERKAGRVLVNGFPTGVEVCDTMVHGGPYPASTNFGATSVGTLSIRRFLRPVSYQNFPEGLLPEDLR